The following are encoded together in the Mammaliicoccus vitulinus genome:
- a CDS encoding phage tail spike protein, translated as MIHVLNFNSEIIDFISKDDLSVIRAEYTRSREDKSEMLNLTILSERAEYFKERNRIIIQDKNNAYREFIINRVEDVEDYIEVECDASYVEDIGKAKPIPAGQFTKLTVNQALSETLKDSGWEVGLCEYGGIKSMSWTSVRTPHEMIDQLTTTYKLEPDYEIEIKNNEVVSRKVNMVQPKPLFEGKEIIYGKDLISMKRTVDMTEVKTALFAFGPEKDDGTRISTVVVDDEAQQQFNLPKRYLWGIYEPESDDQDMTLERLITLTKTELNKRKSSALSYEIEAFDLEKEYPHEIIRFGDIVRIKNSDYTPSLYAESEVVGFTHELISDELTWNIGNIVEYKEDDLLKYFRSRMEEIEKKLTNNINNSNTIITDRIEEEIDKLQQKIHKGTTPPDNPEEGQFWYDTSNPNVAVLREFVNGKWQNASAHDVEQIGGMTKEAIIYNEINGTYIILSVQHAKITNEVYEALNSEYLVDEDIRAWLNNELDTVNSLFNNARDLIGSMTIETATIGKLMDAQSMIVQYRAQIYALNDALLNARMAIDERFKLLQAQYTEEKFNEAMQGVATAIGGTFNEDTGQLIADIPNNDMLEDLRATLEQSLSDLTQANQVKLQELQDGITETNQRITNTNEELSAGITSVTRKVDGLKVGGRNLLQSFNESEAGKIYPNLTSTKEFDFSGWATELYSANYLKNVLEEGKTYTLSYELEITELATSEMVYGKSHGLLFHVASGNSSMSIDTQQQLERELGNKMIVKHTFTINTLYDYRLIGYSGRYTGDGTAYGEPITFNKTKITKLKLEEGNIATSWTAAPEDIEQRIALAQQDATNAAQAYADAQDNLKAIETKAYADGVVDEEEKRAIADAQAKLAQAKTYADQKAAEAKTHADNAVGTISTTVTTQAADIKILKDGIALKANNTEVTKIYDQYLTPLQTQVDVQKATLDVLPSQIAAKVSQAQYDADINSVVGRLNTSDTERVQLANQIADRVTLNEYQTTKKKIDNLSVGTRNLLKNSKERSDLFGSTTHRRIVYDLTTPLKIGSEYTLIFDMEVTSGDNFGKTTVLPYEPSGGSININIDNSTHNKLTFTATAPSTLFLIYSATNSTPENTTTEVKVTNAMLVEGNTIGNYHQAPEETDERLSTMQTSIEQNGKDIELKASEEEFNKTKQTLSKTISEILMNTTTGVTLSYDDNGDVIDLNVGPSGVKINTNVFEINDGDVIVKDGVTTIKDAYIDKLFSKQATINYLNSVDITAKRIQAKDNKSEVNIENGTITMNRTDGYKLDMGINGITMTNPNGSTRFTMNTTFVQSAAIGTTNANVYLAAQQGYEIRAVDFTQIPSDGAWDSYRYVPIRADSFIGDKLMTNAGTNLYLGTDNEVRATARGGYNGTDTVYRNVRALGYYGDFIETNSVTSGVNIYIRPDSNAEVRFTAKGTTDSYVDTRAKNIYGSSLITRDTGNLYLGTDDGVRITGRSLYNGGSPIWRNLAANGLYANFLDINPNTSATNLYLRADNEVRITKRNTTDSYIPIRAASATWTSSERYKYDIEDWNIDVLDHLVNRIKLYSYKLYSEQDDESDRIRHGVILERETPDEWKNGDGVDSYEMTAWSIKAIQELAKKVQILEAKSEEK; from the coding sequence TTGATACATGTACTCAATTTCAATAGCGAAATTATAGATTTTATTAGCAAAGATGATTTGTCAGTTATTCGTGCGGAGTATACAAGAAGCAGAGAAGATAAGAGTGAAATGTTAAACCTCACAATATTATCAGAACGTGCAGAATATTTTAAAGAACGTAACAGAATTATTATTCAAGATAAGAATAATGCATATCGTGAATTTATTATTAATCGCGTAGAAGATGTAGAAGACTATATAGAGGTCGAGTGTGATGCTTCATACGTTGAAGATATAGGCAAAGCTAAGCCTATACCAGCTGGTCAATTCACTAAACTAACTGTAAACCAAGCTTTGTCTGAAACATTAAAAGATTCTGGTTGGGAAGTCGGATTGTGTGAGTATGGTGGCATTAAATCCATGTCATGGACTTCTGTTAGAACACCACACGAAATGATAGACCAATTAACCACAACTTATAAACTGGAACCGGATTATGAAATTGAAATTAAAAATAACGAAGTTGTAAGTCGTAAAGTAAATATGGTACAACCTAAACCTTTATTTGAAGGCAAGGAAATTATATACGGTAAAGACTTGATATCCATGAAAAGAACAGTTGATATGACAGAAGTTAAAACAGCTTTATTTGCTTTTGGTCCAGAAAAGGACGACGGAACAAGAATAAGTACTGTTGTAGTAGATGATGAGGCACAACAACAATTCAATTTACCAAAACGATACTTATGGGGTATTTACGAACCAGAATCAGATGACCAAGATATGACGCTTGAAAGACTTATCACTCTAACTAAAACAGAATTAAATAAACGTAAGTCATCAGCGCTTAGCTATGAAATTGAAGCTTTTGATTTAGAGAAAGAATACCCGCATGAAATTATAAGATTCGGGGATATCGTCCGAATCAAAAATTCAGATTACACGCCAAGTTTATATGCTGAAAGTGAAGTAGTAGGCTTTACGCATGAGCTTATATCTGATGAACTAACTTGGAATATTGGAAATATTGTCGAATATAAAGAAGATGATTTATTAAAGTATTTTAGAAGTCGAATGGAAGAAATTGAAAAGAAATTAACCAATAACATCAATAATTCAAATACAATTATTACTGATCGTATTGAAGAAGAAATCGATAAATTGCAACAAAAAATACACAAAGGCACAACACCACCCGACAATCCAGAAGAAGGACAGTTTTGGTATGATACATCAAATCCAAACGTTGCAGTATTACGTGAATTTGTTAATGGTAAATGGCAAAACGCGTCAGCACATGATGTCGAACAAATTGGTGGTATGACAAAAGAAGCAATCATATACAACGAAATAAATGGCACATACATTATTTTATCAGTACAACATGCAAAAATAACCAACGAGGTGTATGAGGCTTTAAATAGTGAATATTTAGTTGATGAAGATATAAGAGCTTGGTTAAACAATGAATTAGACACAGTTAACAGTTTATTTAATAACGCTAGAGATTTAATTGGAAGTATGACAATTGAAACAGCAACTATAGGTAAATTAATGGACGCGCAAAGTATGATTGTTCAATATCGAGCGCAAATATATGCGCTTAATGACGCGTTACTAAATGCTAGAATGGCTATTGATGAACGATTTAAATTGTTACAGGCTCAATATACAGAAGAAAAATTTAACGAGGCTATGCAAGGTGTAGCAACAGCGATAGGTGGAACGTTTAACGAAGATACAGGGCAATTAATAGCAGACATACCTAATAACGATATGTTAGAAGATTTACGCGCCACGCTTGAACAATCATTAAGTGATTTAACACAAGCAAACCAAGTTAAATTACAAGAGTTGCAAGATGGCATAACAGAAACTAATCAACGTATAACAAATACTAACGAGGAATTAAGCGCAGGTATTACGTCGGTAACTCGAAAAGTCGACGGTTTAAAAGTTGGCGGTAGGAATTTATTACAATCATTTAACGAAAGTGAAGCAGGTAAAATTTACCCTAATTTAACAAGCACTAAAGAATTTGATTTTTCTGGTTGGGCTACTGAATTATATAGTGCTAATTATCTTAAAAATGTTTTAGAAGAAGGAAAAACTTATACGCTTTCATATGAATTAGAAATAACGGAATTAGCAACGTCTGAAATGGTATACGGCAAAAGTCATGGACTACTATTCCATGTTGCAAGTGGTAATAGTAGCATGTCTATAGACACTCAACAACAACTTGAACGTGAATTAGGTAATAAAATGATAGTGAAACATACTTTCACTATCAATACTTTATATGATTATAGATTGATTGGATATTCTGGAAGATATACAGGAGACGGAACAGCTTATGGAGAACCTATTACTTTTAATAAAACGAAAATAACTAAATTAAAACTTGAAGAAGGTAACATAGCAACATCATGGACGGCCGCACCAGAAGATATTGAACAGCGAATAGCGTTAGCGCAACAAGACGCAACAAACGCAGCGCAAGCATACGCGGACGCACAAGATAACTTGAAAGCGATTGAAACAAAAGCATATGCGGACGGTGTAGTCGACGAAGAAGAAAAACGCGCAATAGCCGACGCGCAAGCTAAATTAGCACAAGCTAAAACTTATGCCGATCAAAAGGCAGCGGAGGCAAAAACTCACGCAGATAATGCAGTAGGCACTATAAGTACAACCGTTACAACACAAGCAGCAGACATAAAAATCTTGAAAGACGGCATTGCATTAAAGGCAAACAATACGGAAGTTACTAAGATATACGACCAGTATTTAACGCCGTTACAAACGCAAGTAGATGTGCAAAAGGCAACGCTTGATGTCTTACCTAGCCAAATAGCCGCAAAGGTATCACAAGCGCAGTATGACGCAGATATAAACAGCGTAGTTGGTCGATTAAACACATCAGATACTGAACGTGTTCAACTTGCCAATCAAATAGCCGATCGTGTGACGTTAAACGAATACCAAACAACTAAAAAGAAAATTGATAATTTAAGCGTTGGTACGCGTAACTTATTAAAAAATAGTAAAGAGCGTTCTGATTTGTTTGGTAGCACTACGCACCGAAGAATTGTATATGATTTAACTACGCCTTTAAAAATAGGTAGCGAGTATACTTTAATATTTGATATGGAGGTTACAAGTGGCGATAACTTCGGTAAAACGACAGTGTTACCTTATGAGCCTAGTGGTGGTTCTATTAACATCAATATTGATAATAGTACGCATAACAAACTTACCTTTACAGCTACAGCGCCGAGTACGTTATTCCTAATTTATTCAGCTACCAATTCAACGCCAGAAAATACAACAACAGAGGTAAAAGTAACTAATGCAATGTTAGTTGAAGGCAATACAATAGGGAATTATCACCAAGCACCCGAAGAAACAGATGAAAGATTATCAACCATGCAAACAAGCATTGAACAAAATGGTAAAGATATTGAATTAAAAGCTAGTGAAGAAGAATTTAATAAAACTAAACAAACCTTATCAAAGACAATATCAGAAATTTTAATGAACACGACTACAGGTGTCACACTCTCTTATGATGACAATGGGGACGTAATTGATTTAAATGTCGGACCAAGTGGTGTGAAAATAAATACCAATGTTTTTGAAATAAACGACGGTGACGTGATTGTTAAAGACGGCGTAACTACTATCAAAGACGCTTATATTGATAAATTATTTTCTAAACAAGCGACGATCAATTATTTAAACAGTGTTGATATTACTGCAAAACGTATTCAAGCTAAAGATAACAAGTCAGAAGTGAATATCGAAAATGGCACGATAACTATGAACAGAACTGACGGTTATAAATTAGATATGGGTATAAATGGTATTACAATGACTAATCCTAATGGGTCAACTAGATTTACAATGAATACAACTTTTGTACAATCGGCAGCTATAGGCACAACAAATGCAAATGTATATTTAGCTGCTCAACAAGGCTATGAAATACGTGCGGTTGATTTTACACAAATACCAAGTGATGGAGCGTGGGATAGTTATCGTTATGTACCGATTAGAGCAGATAGCTTTATAGGAGATAAATTAATGACTAACGCAGGTACTAATTTGTATTTAGGTACGGATAACGAAGTGCGAGCAACTGCGAGAGGTGGATATAACGGAACAGATACTGTTTATCGTAACGTTAGGGCATTAGGTTACTATGGTGACTTTATTGAAACGAACAGTGTAACTAGCGGTGTAAACATTTATATACGACCTGATTCAAACGCAGAAGTACGATTTACTGCAAAAGGTACAACCGATTCCTATGTAGATACTAGAGCAAAGAACATATATGGTAGTTCATTAATAACACGAGATACTGGTAATTTATATTTGGGTACTGATGACGGCGTAAGAATAACAGGACGGTCTTTATATAATGGAGGAAGTCCAATATGGCGTAATCTAGCAGCAAATGGATTGTACGCTAACTTTTTAGATATCAACCCTAATACCAGTGCCACAAATCTTTATTTAAGAGCAGATAATGAGGTGCGAATAACTAAAAGAAATACTACTGATAGCTATATTCCAATCCGAGCAGCAAGTGCTACATGGACGTCATCTGAAAGATATAAATACGACATTGAAGATTGGAATATTGATGTGTTAGATCATCTCGTTAATCGCATTAAATTATATAGTTATAAATTATATTCGGAACAAGATGACGAAAGCGATCGTATCAGACATGGCGTTATTTTAGAGAGAGAAACGCCAGACGAATGGAAAAATGGTGACGGTGTTGATTCGTATGAAATGACAGCATGGTCAATTAAAGCAATACAAGAATTGGCAAAAAAAGTGCAAATACTAGAGGCGAAATCGGAGGAAAAATAA
- a CDS encoding phage distal tail protein yields MHIKEVFIIETIIVNGKKLPWLEVERGFNIPSFNFVTEREKINGRPGSVKKSRQLDEYEIEIPILVRNDYLSDGGIKDHDEISQEIIKFVNYDEPITFRFSSQSWYWNVQIDGPIEIPLNTEGQIIQFTLKIILTDPYKYSTNEYTNTAISDEVAIVNKGTADTPIVIEARAIKDSTNFMIAKGKDGVAEDYFMIGKSEDANKVNKDEEPILFNDEFHTGIGNWAYVAANTSFGNKLDGGDANGGRFGVSELKDSIYPSNYGTTISTNWHGAAIYKSLGKSLGDLRVKFKVLVRHHADTGPGKGFTYILDEKNRTLFSIGYVNTSTSRNFGQIIAYAYNEHGEAQRIYTRETPFKYLKIDNMHVFMTLERKGNEIYIETCKYDYAKDKGRRKPLDKHSRTYTDSGNFYQRKVRISQMYVGKSAKYEKRLYVNILGYSIQELLPKQSDVTPIVIRTGDLIVIDTGQNLVTLNDESVLKMKDFGSNYFNIDSGSSELVIDPQGKFDTKIIWRDRFL; encoded by the coding sequence CTGCATATTAAGGAGGTTTTTATTATTGAAACAATAATCGTAAATGGTAAAAAACTTCCATGGTTAGAAGTTGAAAGAGGGTTTAATATACCCTCTTTTAATTTTGTTACTGAACGAGAAAAAATAAATGGAAGACCAGGAAGTGTTAAGAAGTCTAGACAATTAGATGAATACGAAATAGAAATACCAATACTTGTGAGAAACGATTATTTATCAGATGGTGGTATTAAAGACCATGACGAAATCTCACAAGAAATAATTAAATTTGTAAACTATGATGAACCCATCACTTTTCGTTTCAGTTCCCAAAGTTGGTATTGGAATGTACAAATAGATGGACCTATTGAAATACCTTTAAATACAGAAGGGCAAATCATACAATTTACCTTGAAAATTATTCTTACTGATCCTTATAAGTATTCAACAAATGAATATACAAACACTGCAATATCTGATGAAGTAGCAATAGTGAATAAAGGGACGGCTGATACACCAATTGTTATTGAAGCAAGGGCAATAAAAGATAGCACAAACTTTATGATTGCAAAAGGTAAAGATGGCGTAGCTGAAGATTATTTTATGATTGGTAAGTCGGAAGACGCCAATAAAGTAAATAAAGACGAAGAACCTATTTTATTTAATGATGAATTTCATACAGGTATTGGTAATTGGGCTTATGTTGCAGCGAACACGTCGTTTGGTAATAAATTAGACGGTGGGGATGCAAATGGGGGACGTTTTGGTGTTTCGGAATTAAAGGATAGTATTTATCCAAGTAACTATGGAACAACAATTTCAACGAATTGGCACGGTGCAGCGATATATAAATCACTTGGTAAAAGTTTAGGAGATTTAAGAGTGAAATTTAAAGTACTTGTAAGACATCATGCAGATACAGGTCCTGGCAAAGGATTTACTTATATATTAGATGAGAAAAATAGAACATTATTCAGTATTGGTTATGTTAATACTTCTACAAGTCGTAACTTTGGACAAATCATTGCATATGCTTATAACGAGCATGGTGAGGCACAACGTATTTATACAAGAGAAACGCCTTTTAAGTATTTGAAAATTGATAATATGCATGTGTTCATGACATTGGAACGTAAAGGTAATGAAATATATATCGAAACTTGTAAGTACGATTATGCTAAAGACAAAGGACGTAGAAAGCCTTTAGATAAGCATTCCAGAACTTATACAGATAGCGGTAACTTTTATCAACGCAAAGTACGCATCAGTCAAATGTATGTTGGTAAATCTGCTAAATATGAAAAGAGATTGTATGTCAATATATTAGGGTATTCCATTCAGGAATTATTGCCTAAACAATCGGATGTTACACCAATAGTGATACGTACAGGAGATTTAATTGTAATCGATACAGGACAAAATCTTGTCACGCTAAATGATGAGAGTGTTTTGAAAATGAAAGACTTCGGTTCAAATTATTTTAATATTGATAGTGGTTCGTCAGAATTAGTTATAGATCCACAAGGTAAGTTTGATACAAAAATTATATGGCGAGATAGATTCTTGTAG
- a CDS encoding IS3 family transposase (programmed frameshift), with product MKRVAYSVETKYKVVEMKLKGYSTREIMDALNIKNESQVKVWWKWYRNGETHRFNQQVGKQYSYGKGNEELSTVETLKIELKRKEVENEIFKKVQGIGKEVVPEVVVELVNELKSKYTVKVILETLDIPKSNYYRWKNKDFSISEDEREIIELCKKHRFTYGYRKITALLNRKNNKPINHKKVQRIMQKHNLNCKVRMKKSKRPGNAYYKTHNLLNRNFKAEKPLEVLLTDITYLPFGNTMLYLSSIMDAYNGEIVAYKIGNKQNQELVNETLKQLQLEPGTILHSDQGSVYTSYEYYALCTEKGITRSMSRKGTPADNAPIECFHASLKCETFYLNSELRSSNTIVIDIVENYIENYNKVRIQQKLGYLSPIEYRKLAA from the exons ATGAAAAGAGTGGCATATTCAGTTGAAACAAAATATAAAGTAGTAGAAATGAAACTTAAAGGATATAGTACAAGAGAAATAATGGATGCTTTAAATATTAAAAATGAATCTCAAGTTAAAGTGTGGTGGAAATGGTATAGAAATGGGGAAACACATAGATTCAATCAACAAGTAGGTAAACAATATTCCTACGGAAAAGGAAATGAAGAATTGAGTACTGTTGAGACGCTAAAAATTGAATTAAAGCGCAAAGAAGTAGAAAATGAAATTT TTAAAAAAGTACAAGGAATTGGAAAGGAAGTGGTCCCAGAGGTAGTTGTTGAATTAGTAAATGAATTGAAATCTAAATATACAGTGAAAGTCATTTTAGAAACTTTAGATATTCCAAAATCAAATTATTACAGATGGAAAAACAAAGATTTCAGTATATCTGAGGATGAACGAGAAATTATAGAACTATGTAAGAAACATCGTTTTACATATGGTTATAGAAAAATAACTGCCTTGTTAAATAGAAAAAATAATAAACCAATTAATCACAAAAAAGTACAAAGGATTATGCAAAAACATAATTTAAATTGTAAAGTACGAATGAAAAAATCGAAAAGACCAGGGAATGCATATTATAAAACACATAATCTATTAAATAGAAACTTCAAAGCAGAGAAACCTTTAGAAGTACTTTTAACAGATATCACTTATTTACCCTTCGGGAATACAATGTTGTATCTTTCATCTATCATGGATGCTTACAATGGTGAAATTGTGGCATATAAAATCGGTAATAAACAAAATCAAGAATTAGTAAATGAGACATTAAAACAACTTCAATTGGAACCAGGTACTATATTACATAGTGATCAAGGAAGTGTGTATACTTCTTATGAATACTATGCCCTATGTACAGAAAAAGGCATTACCAGAAGCATGTCCCGTAAGGGAACGCCAGCTGATAATGCCCCAATAGAATGTTTTCATGCCTCTCTAAAGTGTGAAACATTCTACTTAAACAGTGAGCTTAGAAGCTCTAATACCATTGTAATAGATATTGTCGAAAATTACATTGAAAACTATAATAAAGTTAGAATTCAACAAAAACTAGGCTACTTATCCCCTATAGAATATAGGAAATTAGCAGCCTAG